TACATTAACATAAGAACCTTTGCCACCTTTAACTAGCTTGTTTGTAATTATTCCTTCCCGGTATAGAGATATATCTTGTTGACGTAAATGATGCGGTGCATCTAAAGGATTTAACACTCCAGCATATTGTAAATCTTTATGAattggaaagaaatattttcttaaatattgtgGGCACTCAAGGTATTGCAATATTCTAGCCAATTGCAAACACCCAATTCTTCTTTCTCCTAACACTTCgtctttttttactttcttcttttcattttcaGTTATttctcctttgtcatcaaacaCAACAATTTCatctattttataaatacatgCTGCACGTGCAATCTGCCCTGCCAGATACGTTCGTAATTCTGGAGATTGTGCATTATCTAAAATTGATCCAGGAACCGCAATACTTACGGTTGAAATATCTTTTTTGTCAAAATGTTGTTCTTCGATGGGTTTCGGCACTTCTTTCTCGTCATTCtctttcttgaatttttttgcTAACCTCTCTTCCCGCCACTTTTTCCGTTGTTCTTTGTGCAAACGATTGGTTTCTTTCCAACTTGTTGTTGCAGGAATTACTGACGACatgattcttcaatttttcaaaaatatttcattaaattcaagTATATGATTTTCTATAGACATATTCTTTAGTCGCAATCATTTTTTCCCGCAACACGATACAAGAGACTTTACGAAACTATTGAAACAGTTGGAAACTATTTTCAGCTAATTTCATTTGGTACTTTGCTTATTTTATGTTTAATTAtatctttcaaatttttatgaaatttatagATTCATATTGAATTATGGCTGCAGAAGAGGGTTTTGAACAggtattttttgtaaatatttaatttttatagaacTTTAGTATTTAATATGACTTTTGATATCAATTTTTGCAGTACCTAACCTCGATTGTCACTTGTTTGCAACTTAGTTTCAGATATAtctttaacatttttaataaattaaattttaataaaacaaataaataacttATTGATGAAaattagaaacaaaaatttaaacatCATAGTTTGAAGATGAGGAAGCCGAAATTCCAATTGGTGGAACTTTACCTGGAGGTAGAAAACGTTTATTCTCAAAGGAATTGCGCTGCATGATGTACGGTTTTGGAGATGATCAAAATCCTTATACAGAGAGTGTGGATTTATTAGAAGATCTTGTTATTGAGTTCATTACTGAAATGACACACAGAGCTATGGAAATTGGTCGTACTGGTCGTGTTCAAGTAGAAGATATTGTATTTTTAGGTATTATTAATACTGCTGTATATCAAAACACTCCATATTTTAGTATTTCCGTTGATTATGTATATTAATGTCTAAATTTTAAGCTCAATGATACAAAGTTTTAGCGGATCTTATATAGAGTAGGTCCATTTGTTTTGTCCCTAAATTTCCCAGTAAATTCATATCAAGTATAATATTGTTTAATTCATCTCATTATATGCCTTTTGACTATATTAAGAAATCATTCTTTCTTATCATGAAAAACAATTGAGATATTCAGGGCGATCAAAATAAATGGTCTACTCTATATATTAGATATAAAACtatattttatgaatatttaatttcatagaaattttgttttatagtTAAAAAAGATCCAAGAAAATATGCAAGAGTAAAAGATCTCTTAACCATGAATGAAGAACTGAAGAAAGCTAGAAAAGCATTTGACGAAGTTAAATATGCAGGTACTGTCAGTCAGTAACTTGTTTTGACACTCTGTCAATATCTAAAGTATacaataaacaatttttattttacttgaaCTTATTAATTTATTAGAGATTTTTACTTATTCTTTATTGttcttttacatatttttatttgccTGCTTCCATTTTGAGTGGAAGAAACATTTTTAGAATTTCAAAAAAGTTCAAGTAGAATTTTATCAAACAGAAATAAACTATTTGATGTTTTGAAATGTTTTGTTGGAATGGTGCAATActactattaaaaataaatattgcgtTGTAGTAGATGCACAATTAATTATGATTCATTTATAAATACGGAATGCTATGTGCTTGTATAATGCATCCCAATAGTACTTTTTGCTtgcttatttataataatttagaaaaatatgaaagagtGCAGTGTATTTAAGTTTactgaataatttctattttacaaaAGAAGGGTATAAATGGATACATAATGTGTTACCTATGTAATATACAATAAGTATCACATAAATAATATCccatttttactatttttttgtttcaaagCATTTGTAGtatgatatatatgtatacgaaaatagaatataaaaacaaaaatttatattttcattgtacTGTTT
This window of the Ptiloglossa arizonensis isolate GNS036 chromosome 5, iyPtiAriz1_principal, whole genome shotgun sequence genome carries:
- the Taf13 gene encoding TATA-box binding protein associated factor 13 isoform X3, with the protein product MAAEEGFEQFEDEEAEIPIGGTLPGGRKRLFSKELRCMMYGFGDDQNPYTESVDLLEDLVIEFITEMTHRAMEIGRTGRVQVEDIVFLVKKDPRKYARVKDLLTMNEELKKARKAFDEVKYAE
- the Taf13 gene encoding TATA-box binding protein associated factor 13 isoform X1, translating into MAAEEGFEQFEDEEAEIPIGGTLPGGRKRLFSKELRCMMYGFGDDQNPYTESVDLLEDLVIEFITEMTHRAMEIGRTGRVQVEDIVFLVKKDPRKYARVKDLLTMNEELKKARKAFDEVKYAGTVSQ
- the Taf13 gene encoding TATA-box binding protein associated factor 13 isoform X2, with the protein product MAAEEGFEQFEDEEAEIPIGGTLPGGRKRLFSKELRCMMYGFGDDQNPYTESVDLLEDLVIEFITEMTHRAMEIGRTGRVQVEDIVFLVKKDPRKYARVKDLLTMNEELKKARKAFDEVKYAVCAN
- the LOC143147518 gene encoding 28S rRNA (uridine-N(3))-methyltransferase produces the protein MSSVIPATTSWKETNRLHKEQRKKWREERLAKKFKKENDEKEVPKPIEEQHFDKKDISTVSIAVPGSILDNAQSPELRTYLAGQIARAACIYKIDEIVVFDDKGEITENEKKKVKKDEVLGERRIGCLQLARILQYLECPQYLRKYFFPIHKDLQYAGVLNPLDAPHHLRQQDISLYREGIITNKLVKGGKGSYVNVGLLNDVHVDKVLTAGLRVTVKIPEDQSNPKKLKGFIVPPNIPKLDNGLYWGYAVRLANNLTEALTQCPYKEGYDLTIGTSDKGSSIDDIEPKSMKYHHALVVFGGLCGLEAAVDVDPNLTVDDSSLVFDKYLNTCPQQGSRTIRTEEAILISLAGLRMISSPKLSPLSNSQFNSFINN